One genomic window of Moorella glycerini includes the following:
- a CDS encoding flavodoxin family protein, translating into MKIFALCGSPRKNNSRTAQLLKQVLAGAQLEGAETEYVDLSESKINYCFGCGKCHKLGECIQKDSFNSLFGEILQAEGIILGSPVYAGHITAQLKTWFDRLANAIHCQRLAGKYGMVISTANGSGHEDAANYMEKVLRRIGVQVVDRMACTIPGGLLPEEAELLSRARDLGVTLARAIAEKREFPEQLEEQERLRNHYRQVILRNKDVWEWEYRYIQEKGWL; encoded by the coding sequence ATGAAAATATTTGCTCTTTGCGGTAGCCCTAGGAAAAACAATAGCCGGACTGCCCAGCTTCTCAAGCAAGTCCTGGCTGGAGCGCAACTCGAAGGTGCGGAGACGGAATATGTCGATTTAAGTGAAAGTAAAATTAATTACTGTTTTGGTTGCGGCAAATGTCATAAGCTGGGCGAGTGTATTCAGAAAGACAGTTTTAACTCTTTATTTGGTGAAATATTACAGGCGGAAGGAATAATTTTAGGTAGTCCGGTTTATGCCGGCCATATTACGGCGCAGCTCAAGACATGGTTTGATCGGCTGGCAAACGCCATTCACTGTCAACGCCTGGCAGGAAAATACGGGATGGTGATAAGTACAGCAAACGGTTCGGGCCATGAAGATGCGGCCAATTATATGGAGAAAGTGTTGCGGCGGATAGGAGTACAGGTTGTAGACCGGATGGCATGTACAATACCTGGAGGCCTGTTGCCGGAGGAGGCAGAGCTACTTAGCCGAGCGCGGGATCTAGGTGTGACCCTGGCGCGGGCCATTGCTGAGAAGCGAGAGTTTCCCGAGCAGCTAGAAGAACAGGAGCGGCTGCGCAACCATTACCGCCAGGTGATCCTTAGAAATAAAGATGTCTGGGAGTGGGAGTACCGCTATATACAAGAAAAAGGTTGGTTATAG
- a CDS encoding uroporphyrinogen decarboxylase family protein, producing MTTSPEKLLAERRQRILDAYDMKVPDRVPITLNFSYMLARLGGVTKQELHDNPDKAQELLEKWALYYQPDAAFGIGTFGTHMPSVILGDRQTKWPGYGLGPDQPFQFVEGEFMKAEEYDEFIEDPSDFTLRKFVPRIYSALEGFADLPVLTSFLRGYGGLAGVAVLNKPSLRSALEALLKVADWYAQSATRTAEYARRMEALGFPVDVRVFGATTLAPFDLLADNLRGMRGVFLDMYRCPDKLLAAQEKIRRFSVEQVIQTTSATGRKLIFIPLHRGSDGFMSIEQFETFYWPQLKALMLDLIKAGLKPYPFYEGVWDQRLEYLRELPKGKTIGMFQSSNMFKVKEIVGDVMTIVGGFPVSLLEGGSHEQVREYTRKMCKALGKNGGFIMSASVALDECNPELVKVWVDATKEYGTAV from the coding sequence ATGACCACCTCTCCTGAAAAACTCCTGGCGGAGCGCCGCCAGCGTATTTTAGACGCGTACGACATGAAGGTACCGGACCGGGTGCCCATTACATTGAATTTCAGTTACATGCTGGCCCGTCTTGGCGGCGTCACCAAACAGGAACTGCATGACAACCCTGATAAGGCACAGGAACTCCTCGAAAAATGGGCTCTCTACTACCAGCCGGACGCTGCCTTTGGAATAGGTACATTTGGTACTCACATGCCGAGCGTAATACTGGGCGACCGGCAGACCAAGTGGCCCGGTTACGGCCTGGGGCCGGACCAGCCCTTTCAGTTTGTTGAAGGCGAGTTCATGAAAGCCGAAGAGTATGATGAGTTTATCGAAGATCCTTCCGACTTTACGCTGCGCAAGTTTGTCCCGCGTATCTACAGCGCCCTGGAAGGATTTGCCGATTTACCTGTACTTACGTCTTTCCTGAGAGGATATGGTGGCCTAGCAGGGGTTGCAGTGCTTAACAAACCGTCCCTGCGTTCGGCGCTGGAAGCCCTGTTAAAGGTAGCGGACTGGTATGCGCAGTCGGCGACCCGGACTGCAGAGTATGCCCGCCGGATGGAGGCATTGGGCTTCCCGGTAGATGTGCGGGTCTTTGGTGCAACCACTCTGGCGCCTTTTGACCTTCTGGCCGACAATTTACGCGGCATGCGGGGAGTTTTTTTGGATATGTACCGCTGCCCGGACAAGTTATTGGCGGCCCAGGAAAAAATCCGCCGCTTCTCAGTGGAACAGGTTATTCAGACTACCAGCGCGACCGGGAGAAAACTAATCTTTATCCCGCTGCATCGCGGTTCAGACGGGTTCATGTCCATAGAACAGTTTGAGACTTTTTACTGGCCCCAGTTAAAGGCACTGATGCTGGATCTCATCAAGGCGGGGCTGAAACCATACCCGTTTTATGAAGGCGTCTGGGACCAGCGCCTCGAGTACCTGCGGGAGTTGCCAAAGGGCAAGACGATCGGCATGTTCCAAAGCAGCAATATGTTCAAGGTGAAGGAAATCGTAGGCGACGTAATGACGATAGTAGGCGGTTTCCCGGTATCGTTGCTTGAGGGTGGTTCTCATGAACAAGTGCGGGAGTATACCAGGAAAATGTGCAAGGCCCTCGGCAAGAATGGCGGTTTCATAATGTCGGCCAGCGTTGCCTTAGACGAATGTAACCCCGAGCTTGTTAAAGTGTGGGTAGATGCTACTAAAGAATATGGGACTGCGGTATGA
- a CDS encoding cobalamin B12-binding domain-containing protein, which produces MDKKLVDAIADLREAEALKLVKEMLAGGSDPAAILEECREATVIVGERFQEGKYFLPDLVYVGEIMTQISSEVKPYLRTSGADGKKGGKVLIGTVKGDIHDIGKNIVTFMLEVNGFDVLDIGVDVPPETFVEHIKSFKPQVVGLSGLLTVAHTTMKETVAAIKEAGLRDEVKIMVGGGSVDEHIRAFAGADAYGPDAVAAVTIAKQWTGVK; this is translated from the coding sequence ATGGATAAGAAGCTGGTAGATGCCATTGCCGATCTGCGTGAGGCGGAAGCTCTAAAGTTGGTCAAGGAGATGCTGGCAGGCGGCAGCGATCCTGCGGCCATCCTGGAGGAATGCCGGGAGGCCACAGTAATAGTGGGGGAACGGTTTCAGGAGGGGAAGTATTTTCTTCCGGATTTGGTCTACGTAGGGGAAATAATGACGCAAATTTCGAGCGAAGTTAAGCCCTACCTTCGTACGTCTGGCGCGGATGGCAAGAAAGGCGGCAAAGTCCTGATAGGCACTGTAAAAGGGGATATTCACGACATCGGTAAGAACATCGTAACGTTTATGCTGGAGGTGAACGGTTTCGACGTCCTGGACATCGGCGTGGATGTGCCACCGGAAACCTTTGTGGAACATATCAAGTCTTTCAAACCCCAGGTGGTGGGTCTGAGCGGCCTCTTGACCGTGGCCCATACGACCATGAAAGAAACGGTGGCTGCCATTAAAGAGGCCGGCCTGCGGGATGAAGTTAAGATAATGGTCGGCGGCGGTTCGGTGGACGAACACATACGGGCCTTCGCCGGAGCCGATGCCTACGGTCCTGACGCCGTGGCGGCGGTAACGATTGCCAAACAGTGGACGGGGGTGAAATAG
- a CDS encoding MFS transporter, translating to MPATRHQGADWLEQAPTILPPRSLMELRWLRKYSENNAGAGPNKDSIKNEFFRMEAQKVLLDKGAGERYRWFYPVAAFIIGMSVYITGLWTLFYPYIMEHYKLNVVAQVALASSLTGVGSMVIGPPIAGLLFDKYGPKIPLALAGAIFVAGAVIVSLTLTPMEWVAAKYYWYIGSAVIGFGIGLYGGTWPATMARWFPDKIGTAMGIAAAGTGLATTIYAPITAVLIKSLGFSNLFRILACIGFVVLYGGVMLWKVPSPDWVPFGQKPKSGAGEKTTPAGKEHFTLKEAVKDIRFWHLYTCFFCAAFAALFFTTNVSMIILEGLTKTGTDRQYVVRTVVPMFLTLTALAGAAGRLIWGNLMDRIGGPWRTLPIVYFTSGVMIAVFYLGYTSVAWIMIAGAIWYFLFGGEPTVHYAAVPYLFGRKSIGTIMTVLNAFSVGLGIVLGPYVGAFIRDLTGAYKWSLALAITLRIIATLVALNGLRISQRNFKSQADTRAASS from the coding sequence TTGCCGGCAACTAGACACCAAGGTGCTGATTGGCTGGAACAGGCACCGACTATTTTGCCACCACGGTCACTGATGGAGTTAAGGTGGCTACGGAAGTATTCGGAAAATAATGCCGGTGCCGGCCCCAACAAGGACTCAATTAAGAATGAATTCTTTAGAATGGAGGCACAGAAAGTGTTGTTGGACAAAGGTGCCGGAGAAAGGTATAGGTGGTTCTATCCGGTAGCAGCATTTATCATAGGTATGAGTGTTTATATAACTGGCTTATGGACGCTGTTCTACCCCTATATTATGGAGCATTATAAATTAAACGTAGTTGCCCAAGTAGCCCTTGCTTCATCTTTAACAGGCGTCGGTAGTATGGTAATTGGACCACCGATTGCCGGTCTGCTTTTTGACAAATATGGTCCCAAAATCCCACTGGCGCTGGCGGGTGCTATTTTTGTGGCAGGTGCGGTAATTGTGTCGCTGACGCTAACTCCGATGGAATGGGTTGCAGCCAAGTACTACTGGTATATCGGTAGTGCAGTCATTGGATTCGGAATCGGGCTGTATGGTGGCACGTGGCCTGCTACAATGGCCAGGTGGTTCCCCGACAAGATTGGAACAGCAATGGGGATAGCTGCTGCCGGGACAGGTTTGGCAACAACTATTTATGCACCTATTACAGCGGTTTTGATAAAGAGCCTGGGTTTTTCTAACCTCTTCCGGATTCTGGCATGTATAGGATTCGTTGTACTTTATGGAGGGGTTATGTTATGGAAGGTGCCCTCTCCTGATTGGGTACCTTTCGGGCAGAAGCCCAAAAGCGGGGCGGGAGAAAAGACAACACCGGCTGGGAAAGAGCACTTTACTCTGAAAGAGGCCGTGAAGGATATAAGGTTCTGGCATCTGTATACATGTTTCTTCTGTGCAGCTTTCGCAGCCCTGTTCTTTACGACAAACGTATCTATGATAATATTAGAAGGGTTAACCAAGACTGGAACAGATAGGCAATATGTTGTAAGAACAGTGGTACCAATGTTCTTAACCCTCACCGCCCTCGCCGGCGCTGCCGGGAGATTGATATGGGGTAATCTGATGGATAGAATTGGAGGACCCTGGAGGACTCTTCCAATAGTGTATTTTACATCTGGAGTAATGATTGCCGTATTTTATCTGGGGTACACAAGTGTAGCATGGATTATGATAGCAGGTGCAATCTGGTATTTCTTATTTGGAGGCGAGCCCACTGTACATTATGCGGCCGTTCCCTATTTGTTTGGGAGAAAATCTATAGGAACAATCATGACTGTGCTAAACGCCTTTTCAGTAGGGCTAGGGATCGTTTTAGGCCCCTACGTAGGTGCGTTTATCAGAGACCTTACTGGCGCATATAAGTGGTCATTAGCGCTGGCTATAACCCTCCGTATAATCGCCACCCTTGTAGCACTTAATGGATTAAGAATTTCCCAAAGAAACTTCAAGTCTCAGGCTGACACCAGGGCTGCATCATCCTAG
- a CDS encoding MFS transporter, whose protein sequence is MAEKLKASVINLFCIGEMGFSIMMAVAVNYYAYFLTDVARIGAATVGTILLIARIADAVSVPIVGGLIEKSNMKWGKYRSWILICPFSTAILFILMFTNLNMTVGAKAIFLGTAYVLAHVSVNFAWSAYVALIPVLANDPVDRVRLSSRRAQTTSIAQIIFGLIAMPLIIALGAGNEAKGFLLTIIIFTILQVLGYRLVAHIIKPFDAGPRPESKKETITLKDMLIQVFTNPPLLVLMLVESLRFTSRWALLGFAVYYFKYVARNMLLVSAFFPIVNIAGLLGAIFGELIARKIPKKTTYIIGVATETICLLLAWLFARDAITFIVLCAIATFGVYIDQSIQAALFADTVEYAEWKTGKNARALIMAMSALPIKIGVALAGAVNGFALAAIGYVANVQPTAELSRGISTIATFVPGIFGALALVTVLFYPLKEERVNQIRIEIQARRSPTF, encoded by the coding sequence GTGGCTGAGAAACTGAAAGCTAGTGTTATAAATTTATTCTGCATCGGGGAAATGGGTTTTTCCATCATGATGGCGGTAGCAGTAAACTATTATGCCTATTTTCTTACTGATGTGGCGCGCATTGGGGCGGCCACCGTAGGAACAATCTTATTAATTGCTAGGATTGCTGATGCTGTGTCTGTACCTATTGTTGGTGGGCTTATTGAAAAATCAAATATGAAATGGGGTAAATACCGTTCGTGGATATTGATTTGCCCGTTTAGTACGGCAATATTATTTATATTAATGTTTACTAATCTTAATATGACTGTCGGCGCTAAAGCAATTTTTTTGGGAACAGCCTATGTGTTGGCACATGTTTCCGTAAATTTTGCCTGGTCAGCATATGTAGCCCTTATACCTGTCTTAGCCAATGATCCGGTTGACAGGGTACGCCTTTCTTCCAGGAGAGCACAGACCACCTCAATAGCTCAGATAATTTTCGGTCTTATTGCTATGCCTCTGATTATTGCTCTAGGTGCTGGCAACGAAGCAAAGGGTTTCTTGTTAACGATCATTATATTCACCATCTTACAGGTGCTAGGTTACAGGTTAGTGGCTCATATTATAAAGCCTTTTGATGCTGGGCCAAGACCGGAAAGTAAAAAGGAGACGATAACTTTAAAGGATATGCTAATACAGGTTTTTACGAATCCTCCCCTGCTTGTATTGATGCTCGTAGAGTCACTACGTTTTACTTCCAGGTGGGCATTGCTAGGATTTGCTGTCTATTATTTCAAATATGTAGCCCGTAACATGCTTTTGGTGAGCGCTTTCTTCCCAATTGTAAACATAGCAGGACTACTGGGTGCTATTTTTGGTGAATTAATAGCCAGGAAGATTCCCAAAAAGACAACATATATAATTGGCGTGGCTACTGAAACCATATGTTTGCTATTAGCATGGTTATTTGCCAGGGATGCCATAACATTTATAGTCCTTTGTGCCATAGCCACGTTTGGTGTGTATATAGATCAATCAATACAAGCAGCTTTGTTTGCAGATACTGTGGAATATGCTGAATGGAAAACGGGTAAAAACGCCAGGGCGCTAATTATGGCCATGAGTGCGCTCCCGATTAAAATTGGAGTGGCCTTAGCTGGGGCGGTGAACGGTTTTGCCCTTGCTGCCATTGGCTATGTTGCTAATGTACAACCTACTGCTGAATTGAGCAGGGGCATCAGTACAATAGCAACATTCGTTCCTGGCATTTTTGGTGCGCTCGCGTTAGTAACGGTACTGTTCTATCCTCTGAAGGAGGAAAGAGTCAACCAAATAAGAATAGAAATTCAGGCAAGACGAAGTCCGACTTTTTAA
- a CDS encoding cobalamin B12-binding domain-containing protein, translating into MSRETLTKAMAELEEEQVLAGVKELLGNGAASLEIVKALQEGMVEVGNRFERGDYFLSELVMAGEIMKGAMDLLGPHLTGQGTEHKGTIVIGTVKGDIHDLGKNIVIMLLRGSGYKVVDLGVDVPKEKFVEAIKETGAPLVGMSVLLTSCQPALKETIDVIRGEGLNTKVIIGGNYINETVKQHVGADYFATTASDGLKVANEVFGQ; encoded by the coding sequence ATGTCCAGGGAAACCTTAACCAAAGCCATGGCTGAACTGGAAGAGGAACAGGTATTAGCCGGGGTTAAGGAGCTATTGGGGAACGGAGCAGCCTCTTTGGAGATTGTTAAGGCTTTGCAAGAAGGGATGGTAGAAGTAGGCAACCGCTTTGAGCGTGGCGATTATTTCTTGAGCGAGCTAGTTATGGCCGGCGAGATTATGAAGGGAGCTATGGATCTTTTAGGGCCCCATTTAACCGGACAGGGAACCGAACATAAAGGGACGATTGTCATCGGTACGGTTAAGGGGGACATCCACGATCTAGGTAAGAACATCGTGATAATGCTTCTTAGAGGTTCGGGGTATAAGGTTGTGGATCTGGGTGTAGACGTACCCAAGGAGAAGTTTGTGGAGGCTATAAAGGAAACGGGAGCACCTCTGGTGGGCATGAGCGTGCTGCTGACGAGTTGCCAGCCGGCGTTGAAGGAAACCATCGATGTTATTCGAGGTGAGGGCTTGAATACCAAAGTGATAATAGGTGGCAACTATATCAACGAGACGGTAAAACAGCATGTAGGTGCGGATTATTTTGCCACCACCGCTAGCGATGGCCTTAAGGTGGCTAATGAGGTGTTTGGTCAATAA
- a CDS encoding uroporphyrinogen decarboxylase family protein — translation MSDKEKLFQERLNRYLTVLECGKPDKVPVGFSVGEWIVKYTDTYLQEIYYDLNKAIEITTQEIDRVLRDLDFDLFRGGPSLWWPPMFDAFGSKLYRFPGFHLPKESTFQYVEAEYMGPDEYDDFIADPTGWLVKNYLPRINEEFAEPGSYRASIALLKSAAAYAMQGNIMGAAAQRWRKEYGLVAGTSGFTKAPFDTLGDTLRGTKGILTDLRRRPEKVLAACEALVPHNIAYAMIGSRGDTTLPCSAPLHKGAYPFLSREQWEKFYWPTLKAVIEGLWAKGKRTWFFAEGDWTPYLDKIAELPEKSIVFVIDTTDAKKAKEILGGRFCLFGGVPTTLLTYGTPQEVKDCVKRAIDELACDGGFVLGPGGVVMGDAKRENIIAMTEAAREYGVY, via the coding sequence ATGAGCGATAAAGAGAAACTTTTTCAAGAGAGGCTGAATCGTTACCTTACAGTTCTGGAATGCGGGAAGCCGGATAAGGTTCCGGTTGGCTTCTCCGTGGGAGAATGGATAGTTAAATATACAGATACTTATTTACAGGAGATATATTACGATTTAAATAAAGCTATTGAAATAACGACCCAAGAAATTGACAGAGTCCTGCGCGATTTGGACTTTGACCTTTTCCGGGGAGGACCCTCTTTATGGTGGCCACCCATGTTTGATGCATTTGGCTCTAAGTTATACCGTTTTCCTGGCTTCCATCTACCCAAGGAATCCACTTTTCAGTATGTAGAGGCAGAATATATGGGGCCGGATGAGTATGACGATTTTATAGCTGATCCCACGGGATGGCTGGTTAAGAATTATTTACCGCGTATCAACGAAGAGTTTGCGGAGCCGGGATCCTACCGTGCCAGTATCGCCCTCCTCAAGAGTGCGGCGGCTTATGCCATGCAAGGCAATATAATGGGCGCTGCGGCCCAAAGATGGAGAAAAGAATATGGGTTAGTTGCAGGTACAAGTGGCTTCACTAAAGCGCCCTTCGATACGCTGGGAGACACCTTGCGGGGTACCAAAGGTATTCTAACCGACCTCAGGCGCCGGCCGGAAAAGGTTCTGGCCGCCTGTGAAGCTCTTGTGCCTCATAATATCGCCTACGCCATGATCGGTTCCCGGGGAGACACGACCCTGCCGTGCTCCGCTCCGTTACACAAGGGCGCCTATCCCTTCCTGAGCAGGGAGCAATGGGAGAAGTTTTACTGGCCGACCTTGAAAGCAGTAATCGAAGGTCTCTGGGCTAAAGGTAAGAGGACGTGGTTCTTTGCTGAAGGTGATTGGACGCCCTACCTGGATAAGATCGCCGAGCTTCCGGAAAAGAGCATTGTCTTCGTAATCGATACAACAGACGCTAAGAAGGCGAAGGAGATCCTCGGCGGCAGGTTCTGTCTGTTCGGTGGTGTTCCCACTACCCTTTTGACCTACGGTACGCCGCAAGAAGTAAAGGATTGTGTAAAACGCGCCATTGATGAGCTGGCTTGCGATGGCGGATTTGTCCTTGGTCCAGGAGGCGTGGTAATGGGTGATGCCAAGCGGGAGAACATTATTGCTATGACAGAAGCAGCACGAGAGTACGGGGTTTATTAA
- a CDS encoding uroporphyrinogen decarboxylase family protein, giving the protein MVKRPEELYQERLKRVEDAIALQVPDRVPIVVGWGFFPARYAGITYEEYMYDPEKIMTAAIKVHEDFEPDLAENPFGLRFLGPILDVLDFKQLRWPGRGVKPNMPYQFVEDEYMKPEEYDHFIKDPTDWIIRKYLPRICGALEPLSKIAPMKYIYNYGRLNALAPFGTEEVQQALEALKKAGEAALRSATYASKYNQEMRKRGFPLSNGGTTQAPFDTLGDYFRGTRGIMLDMYRRPEKLLKALDVLTPWMIEMGVAAGKRSGNPRIFIPLHKGSDNFMNEEQFKTFYWPTLRELIVGLVAEGMNPVVFVEADHTSRLEIMRDVPPGKVVYQLENTDIFKAKEILGDRICLRGNVPISLLCLGTPEEVKNYCRKLIDVVGKKGGFIMDSSVNVEDAKIENIRAMFDFTKEYGVYT; this is encoded by the coding sequence ATGGTCAAGAGACCTGAGGAGTTATACCAAGAAAGGTTAAAAAGGGTAGAAGATGCAATTGCTCTCCAGGTTCCAGACAGGGTACCCATTGTAGTAGGATGGGGTTTTTTCCCAGCACGCTACGCAGGTATAACCTATGAAGAATACATGTATGACCCTGAAAAAATAATGACGGCAGCAATTAAAGTGCATGAAGATTTTGAGCCCGATTTAGCTGAAAATCCGTTTGGCCTTCGGTTTTTAGGCCCCATCCTTGACGTTCTTGATTTTAAACAGCTGAGATGGCCTGGAAGAGGCGTAAAACCTAATATGCCATACCAGTTTGTAGAAGATGAATATATGAAACCCGAAGAATATGATCATTTCATTAAAGATCCTACTGATTGGATTATAAGAAAATACCTGCCGCGGATCTGTGGGGCGCTGGAACCGTTAAGTAAAATAGCCCCCATGAAATATATTTATAACTACGGTAGGCTGAATGCCCTGGCGCCTTTCGGTACCGAAGAAGTACAGCAAGCCCTGGAGGCACTTAAAAAGGCCGGGGAAGCCGCATTGCGCTCCGCAACTTATGCAAGTAAATATAACCAGGAAATGAGGAAGAGGGGATTTCCCCTATCAAACGGCGGCACTACCCAGGCACCATTTGATACATTAGGAGATTACTTCCGGGGTACCCGGGGTATCATGTTGGATATGTACCGCCGTCCCGAAAAACTGCTTAAAGCGCTCGACGTGCTAACACCATGGATGATTGAGATGGGAGTCGCCGCCGGGAAGAGAAGTGGCAATCCCAGAATCTTTATTCCTCTCCATAAGGGTTCCGATAATTTTATGAACGAAGAGCAGTTCAAGACTTTCTATTGGCCTACTTTAAGAGAATTAATAGTGGGTTTAGTTGCTGAAGGGATGAATCCGGTAGTTTTTGTAGAAGCCGACCATACATCACGGCTTGAAATAATGCGGGATGTACCGCCGGGTAAGGTTGTTTACCAGTTAGAAAATACAGATATTTTTAAGGCAAAGGAGATTCTCGGTGACCGGATATGCCTGCGGGGTAATGTCCCTATATCATTGTTGTGCTTGGGGACTCCTGAAGAAGTGAAGAATTATTGCCGGAAATTGATCGATGTGGTTGGTAAAAAAGGCGGTTTTATAATGGATTCTTCAGTAAATGTGGAGGACGCCAAAATAGAGAACATAAGGGCCATGTTCGACTTTACCAAAGAGTATGGAGTATATACCTGA
- a CDS encoding cobalamin B12-binding domain-containing protein: MFEKLVEFIANLQEEEAIMTAKQLLDGGTDPITILELCKEATDLVGKRFERGEYFIPDLLMSGEILRQISELVKSNLEKDVETTYIGKVVIGTVEGDLHDIGKNIVTFLMEANGFQVFDLGIDVPPQKFIDKIKEVKPDIVGMSALLTVAFEAMKATVDAIKEAGLREQVKIIIGGAPTNEEVAKYVGADAYAKDAQQGVRLAKEWI; this comes from the coding sequence ATGTTTGAGAAATTAGTCGAGTTTATTGCTAATCTCCAAGAAGAAGAAGCAATAATGACAGCTAAACAGTTGCTGGACGGAGGAACTGACCCGATAACTATCCTGGAACTTTGCAAGGAGGCAACAGATCTTGTCGGCAAACGTTTCGAGCGAGGAGAGTATTTTATTCCGGATTTGCTGATGAGTGGTGAGATTCTCCGGCAAATTTCTGAACTTGTAAAATCCAACTTAGAAAAGGACGTAGAAACCACATATATTGGGAAGGTAGTTATTGGGACAGTAGAAGGTGACCTTCATGATATCGGGAAAAATATTGTAACTTTTCTAATGGAAGCCAACGGTTTTCAGGTATTTGATCTTGGCATAGATGTCCCGCCGCAAAAGTTTATTGACAAAATTAAAGAGGTAAAGCCCGACATAGTTGGTATGAGTGCTCTATTGACCGTAGCGTTTGAAGCTATGAAAGCGACTGTGGACGCGATAAAAGAAGCCGGGTTGAGAGAACAGGTAAAAATAATAATTGGCGGAGCACCTACAAATGAAGAAGTTGCCAAATATGTAGGAGCAGATGCCTATGCAAAAGATGCACAGCAGGGTGTCCGGCTTGCTAAAGAATGGATATAA
- a CDS encoding DUF6431 domain-containing protein: MARQALKRHGFYWRNAGSDSEKWLQLPICRFWCRSCRHTFSLLPSFLLPYYQYSLKFILDCLIYFFSKARLLIYYQLLQFYRRRWAKNMNCIQAFFREQGYQEIIPPEFKQRAIKLLEMIAAFPNAETFSQRFHNHFRRNFMAN; this comes from the coding sequence ATGGCCCGGCAGGCTCTAAAGCGGCATGGTTTTTACTGGCGTAATGCCGGTAGTGACTCGGAAAAGTGGCTACAGCTGCCCATCTGCCGCTTTTGGTGCCGCTCCTGCCGGCACACCTTCTCTCTTTTGCCTTCCTTTCTCCTGCCGTATTACCAGTATTCCCTTAAGTTCATTCTGGACTGTCTCATATATTTCTTCTCCAAGGCCCGCCTCCTTATTTACTACCAGCTGCTCCAGTTCTACCGCCGCCGTTGGGCGAAGAACATGAATTGCATCCAGGCCTTCTTCCGGGAGCAGGGTTACCAGGAAATAATCCCGCCGGAATTTAAACAAAGGGCCATAAAATTGCTGGAAATGATTGCCGCGTTCCCCAACGCCGAAACCTTTTCCCAAAGGTTCCATAATCATTTCCGGCGCAATTTTATGGCTAATTAA